Within Vicia villosa cultivar HV-30 ecotype Madison, WI linkage group LG1, Vvil1.0, whole genome shotgun sequence, the genomic segment TACTTCACATATAATGTGATTAATTGAAATTAACATGTTTGGTACATGTATTCTAGGACTCTTCCCTTCACAACAAATATAatactattaattaattaattatttaatttcataATACTACATTATTTGATACTTTGGACAAATTATAAGTTTCTCTATATTCTTGTTCCACGAAAACTCCGCAACATTAatgaaaatcatcaataaaattttaattttcatattccATTTTCACATGCTCCATCTCAATTTTATAAGGAATTCATGCATTCACATTCACCTCATCAAACGTCGAGGAAGAGATCAATTTCATATCAACTCAATGATCATAATCAATGAATGACGATGTGGAACAATTTTGGTCATCCACATATCCTCCCATGTCATAATTTTGAGTGTCAATTATCTCAGCTTCAAGTGATTGAATCATACTTACAAATTTATCATCACTGAAATATTATCTTCAAATTCATGTGTTTCTTCCATCAAAGACATGAGAATTACATTATTCGCCTCCGAGAAATGATGCATTCCTAATTCAATTGAAGAAGACACTGTTATTACAATGAAAAATTTACTCTTACTTTTTAAAAGTTTAGAATAATATGGATTATGAATTGAGAGAACTTGGCAAGTTTAATGAGTTTGAAAGGTAAAGAAATGACCTTTATATAGGAAATTAAATGGTACTATACCATATGAATAGTAAATTACGTAAATTGGAATAAGATTAGTATAATTGTGACAACATAAGAATCTtagtaatgaaaaaaattattaatggtTTGACACATTAATGTCTATTTGTGAAGCAACATAAAGCATGGTTCCATGTGAGCATAAATTATGGTATTAGACTAGTTAACTGTAATGCTCCTAGTGGGGCATCTCATACAAGTTGACAAGATATTCTTCCACCTAAGGATCAATAATTTAGCATCAAATTAAGTTGATTCTAACTAGACTAACATATAATTTCTGTCTATTGTATTATAATATTCTAATTGGAGGATTGAAAAAATGGGAGTCAAGAATCCAATTCTCCACTCAATTAAGTACTTTTATCATAAAAGATCGATTGGTGGAGTTGTCGTGGATCATGTCAGTTTGGATTATGTATCAAATTTCAagagtttttaattttttcattaatTTATATCAAATAACATGTTATATTTTATGTTCCTTGTAATTTCGATaggatttttcaaaaaattttaaaaattgaattgaataacagAATCGAACTAtttattaaatgattaaataatttcTTTTAGTTAAAGAATTAAGCCACACAAAATAATTCAATAACTAAGCCGAACCACAATTAACAATTAATTGTATTGAAGAATTATAacttattgaaaattaaaaaattgatgaGAAATTGGAAGAAATTGCAACTTAATTGTGGAGTATTAAGGCTTTATTGAAGGGTTTCGAGTTGGGTTCCGGCTTTCGTGTGAATTTAACTAAGAGCAAGTTATTGGGGGTTAATCTTGATTCGGTTTTTGTTCAAGCGGCATCGTCTTTTCTTAATTGTTCGGTGggatcttcttctttttcttttcttggtattcTGGTTGGTGTTAATCATAGAAGACGGGATATGTGGAAACCGGTTGTTTCAAAGCTTCGAAGAAGATTGCACTCTTGGAGATTTAGACATTTATCGATAGGTGGGAGAGTGGTGCTTTTAAACTCGGTTTTATCTAGTATACCTCTTTACCTTTTTTCTTTCTATAAGGCTCCTAAGGTGATCATTAAAGAGATTATTAAAATCCAAAGATGTTTTCTTTGGGGTGGTTCGGAGGTGGAAAAGAAAGTGAATTGGATTGGGTGAAACACTATATGTAGACCGAAGAAGGAGGGAGGTTTAGGGGTGAAGCATTGTGGCTTGTCTAATGTTGTTTTGCTTAGTAAATGGAGGTGGCAGATCTTGAGTGAGAAAAATCTTTTTTGGACTAACATTCTTTCTTGTAGGTACGGTGATttaacaaaagctatgctttcaAATTTGGTGATTCACAAAAGAAATAAATCTTCTCTTTGGTGGAAGGACATTTGTTTGGTGGGAGCAGGGGGAAATGGGCCGTTGGAGAATTGGTTTCCTTCTTCTATTCTTTGCAAATTAGGGAATGGTGATCGCACTGATTTGTGGTTAGATAGATGGTTGGGAGGTGCGCCTCTTTGCGTCCGATTTCCGGCTCTTTATCGTTTCGCGGATCCCTTGTGTTCTAAAGTAAGTGACAATGGCTTTTGGATCTCCGGTTCGTGGGTGTGGCGGATCAATTTTATCACCTCTTTGGGCGGGGAGGTCGAAGGGAAACCGTAGCCAATCTTTTAGCGGCTATCGGAGGTATAACTCCAACTTTTGGCTCGGATGACTTGTTCGTGTGGTGGAAAAACTCTTACGGGTTCTCGGTAAAAGGCGCTTACGACATGGTGTTGGAAGGAAGGGGGAGTGGTCTGAATTTAGATGACAACCTTTTGCTTGCTTTGAATGGGCTATGGAAATCTAAAACTCCTAGTAAGGTTCTTATTTTTGGATGGAGATTGCTTTTGAATAGAATTCCAACAAAGGTAAATTTGGCTCTTAGGAAGATTTTGGTGGATCCGCTTCTTGTTTGTTGTCCTCTTTGTGGCTTGGAGGAGGAGGATGTGGAACATCTCTTTGTTCGTTGTTCGGTTACTTCTCTTTGGTGGACGAAATTTTGCGATTGGCTTGACATTGACGGAGCGCTTTTTCGGGTACTATTCTTAATCGTTTTTGTCTTTTTGAATCTATTTGTAAATTCAAGTTTAAGTTGAACTCTAGGTAGCTTTTCGGGTTGGCTTTTTGTTGGGGGTGTGGCTTTGTAGGAATGAGATTGTTTTTAGAGAGGTTTTGTTAGATAGTTTTGATACCATGGGATTGATTAAATTCTTGTCTTGGGAATTGTTTCTCTCTTCCTTCCAAGTTAGAGATACGGCTCTTTGGGTGAATTGGTGTGTTCATCCGGTGTTGTGTTTTTGATTGTTGGTGTCGGTGTTTTTTGGTTGGTTGGTTTTGTTTGGTGTCGGAATTGTCGAGGCCTAATTGTGGGTTAGCACCGTGGAAAGCTTCACTGAAGATGCGTCACATAATAATAGGACGTTGTTTCTAAGTAGGGTAGGGTAGGTAGGTACACATGGATATATGTGACTTCTTTCTGGcaatttcatgtttgtttggtAGACTTGATTTTGTGTGTTTATGCTATGTTTCTTGTTTAGAGAGGaagaatttttaaattttcttgtTTCTAAGTAGGGCAGTGTAGGTGCACATGGATATCAGGATATGTGGCTTCTTCCTAATAAAATTTTGTGATTAGTCTTTTAtacaatttcttttatttatttgtagTTCCTACAATAATTTCATGTAACAATTATAATCTTTATTATTAAATCAATTCTGGTTATATTTTGTATTGAAACATAAATAGATGGAGGTTGAAGATTACAATTGGCAAAATTTCTTGTAAAGTGATTATGGTCTTGTAAAacaattacatttttttaaattattgtgtaaaatgttttaaaatttataaattaattagaaagattaataattttataaaattaaaaaaaacttagtaACACTATTGAATAAACAActtcagtttttctttaaaaaatcataaattctattatatattatttaaattatttattaatatttttaattaaatgtcaaataaaactttgtttctattttattattttttattttaaattatattttagagttgtaaattattttttttattctatcaTGCCAGATTTTAATTCAGCATATATTTACAATAAAAATTTAGATTAGTGAAGCAAGTTAAGATAAGATAAATTTCAAAACTAATTTATCATATCATATTATGTTATCaaacattaaattaaaataaaatattttatcttgtcTTGTATCATAAACggatccttaatatttatattattattgcaagTTGACGTTTTTGAGTGACTAAACTCTTTGTCTTTTAATGTTTCGTTGTCCCACCCAACCTCCAATTGAGGTTTTGGGGTCAGTTTCTAAGATTTCCACAATCTTGTTTACTACGAACCATCCTTATTGCCATAACACACGTACATTATCTCCatttttctaatttattattattccacaaactttatctttttatttatttatttatgccaTATTGCTAAGTTGATATGCAACATGATCTTCCATATCCATGTGATGCACATGAGTGTCTAGGCCATGCTGGATGTAATGTCCCCTTCATGAAGTGACGTGGCAGTGTCTATATAAAACTCAAACTTCCCTCATTTACAATCAATTCATCTTGAGCCTTTTTTTCTTATTCTCTATTCTCTTTATTATTGTTCATTATTTTTCTCTTCTACTTCAAAGTCATAAAAGGTTAAACCAATTTAACAATTTGTTTCAAAATGGATTCACAAGTTTGTGAAACTTTAGCTTATGATGTAGAAATCAAGGGCGATAATCTTCTCATGTCACTAATGGAAGAGTTGCCATGTGATGAAAATGATGATGAAAGATTAGATAGCTTGATAAGATCTTTTGAGGCTGAAATTAGTGAAAGCAAGATGGGTGATCATGATGATTCAACAAGTATAGAATCACTACAAATGAAGAGCAATTTTGAAGAGAATTACAATGAATTATGGAACATAGGACAAGTGGGTGAAGAGCATGAATTTGTGATTGAATGGGTTGATATGGATTTGATACCATCCTTCCAATTTGATGATGGGAGTTGGGAGTGTTTTGGAGATGAGAAGGATGTCATGATGGTTGATCATTTAATGGTTTGTGATGATGGGTTTGAATTTGATATGGAAGAACATGCTTACAATTCATTTTGGCAAGATAATTATGAGATGGGTTTGGTTCATTAGTTTGTCTTATTGCTTATGTATATAGACTATAGTCATGTTTTGTAATTAATTCTCAATCCCTTTTCTGTTGAGATGATATGCAAAAAGAGTTTATGAATCTGAAAGTCTAAATATGATTTTCTTAATTCTTTTGGTTTAAATCActtcattaattatatttaaagatTATGCAGACGAAAATAAATTGTGTCGTTATTTTTTTAGATGGCAAAATCAATCatcttaaaaaaaatcaatcatcttaaaaattatatttattgttCTAGGACGAATTGTTATACATCTAAAAAATTATATCTATGAAAGTCTTATTTTTTGACCGGAGTTTGACCTTTTAAAAGGCTTGATCAGCCTATTAACCTACTTAAAAAGTTGTATTATTTGAACATATGTATATAAGAAAATCTACTAATATTTAAATGGACTAGAGAATTAAAAGTACTATGagattaaatatttgtttgcGTTGATTTATTTGAGTTTAAATTGGAACATAAATTTTGTGAGATAATTTCTTTTgaaaaacttatgaaaacaatttatGACATTATTCATAAAGTTTTTTCAACccattttcacaagttcttcgaGATCACTAAGCCTTACTTTTGTATTATAATATAAagtacaaaataaaatataataaatttattcatatttattgaaATAGGTCGGTCTGATAGGCTAAAAAATATTTATGCCATGTGGCCTAACCTATTTAGCTAAACAACCttataaaaaaaccttttttattttaaaaaaattgatctgCCCTTAAGCTGTATAAAGTAGACCATAGATCTCTGTTAGTCGGTTTGACTTATTCTATAAAAAACAGTGGAGTTTACACCAGAGTTGCCACCCAAACTCTATAAAACTCTTATACTAGCAAAAGACTATCGTATTGAGACAACTTGATGATTAAGAAACTCACTCATGTTATTCATCTACTATCTTACTCATTACTATTCAATTGAACAAACTACCTAAATTgccctttcaccaaaatttaaTTGCACTACTAAAAGGTCattttttgtaactaacaaattaaccATCAACTTTAAATTTGGACTAATGAGAGAATGACAAATTGTACATTATGTAAAAAAACTAACAAGTATCACTTTGTCAGTGgcaacatttcttatttcaaaATCACTCCTCTCTTCTTCCTCCTCGTTCCGTTCTCTCTCTCATCTTCTCTTCTATCTCCTTTTACATGAAACCCTAAAATTGCCGCAGTCACCAAAATTGAAGCAAAGAAAGAACTGAAAAAGAGAACAAGAAATGGCATTAGGGTTACGATTGATAACTGGAGATCCAACAATCGACAGAGAGAGCGATGAAGAATTGATGCGCGTTCAACCCGACGTCGACATAGCCCTCACTTATCTTCCTCGCGAATCACCAAACACTCTCTATATTACAACCAAGTAAGTAAAACTCTGACACATTCACTCATTCATTCAAATTCGTAAATCACGATTCTTGCGGTTGTTTATTTGTGTTGTTCTTGGTTTCACAGGAAAATTATATGGGTTAGTGATGTTGATAAATCTAAAGGATAAATTGTTGATTTCTTGTCGATTTCTCTTCATGGCGTTTCTAGAGATCCTGGTGCTTATTATATTATGCGTCTTTATACTCAGGTAACTTATACGTTATAACCAATTTTTGTGTTTCACTTTTGTTGTTATTTTGATGTATTTTATAACATGGTCTATAATTTTTGATGTTGTTGTCTTCTTCTCTTTATCTTTGTATattgtcaatcaatttcaatttcTTTGGGATTTGATTTAGGTTGCTTGGAAATGAACTATTATGATCACTTGATGAAGTCGGTGTTTCTTGAGTTATCGATTCAGTTATGCTCAATTGTTCAAATAAAACTTATTTACAACTAATTATTTCAGTTA encodes:
- the LOC131655500 gene encoding uncharacterized protein LOC131655500, with product MVLEGRGSGLNLDDNLLLALNGLWKSKTPSKVLIFGWRLLLNRIPTKVNLALRKILVDPLLVCCPLCGLEEEDVEHLFVRCSVTSLWWTKFCDWLDIDGALFRVAFRVGFLLGVWLCRNEIVFREVLLDSFDTMGLIKFLSWELFLSSFQVRDTALWVNWCVHPVLCF
- the LOC131617946 gene encoding uncharacterized protein LOC131617946, translated to MDSQVCETLAYDVEIKGDNLLMSLMEELPCDENDDERLDSLIRSFEAEISESKMGDHDDSTSIESLQMKSNFEENYNELWNIGQVGEEHEFVIEWVDMDLIPSFQFDDGSWECFGDEKDVMMVDHLMVCDDGFEFDMEEHAYNSFWQDNYEMGLVH